The following proteins come from a genomic window of Salvia hispanica cultivar TCC Black 2014 chromosome 4, UniMelb_Shisp_WGS_1.0, whole genome shotgun sequence:
- the LOC125218270 gene encoding uncharacterized protein LOC125218270 encodes MENLNVCVDDEQVVQKQGCCSGGLCREEGEAERGSRRRNVDGTARVRGNNRRAELLDYAKHLRSPATVTAPQSPPPSHIKQKQALGADGGRKQNNLSTPTCSNKWSFVVTRFLGCMRGPKTTKDKKKKNHKSNVKALIHSFQTKKRGASYQNCLQRCRNDVRKDSSRVVCCLHRGEGDLPANKLSTADLRVILKI; translated from the exons ATGGAAAATCTGAATGTTTGCGTAGACGACGAGCAAGTGGTGCAGAAACAGGGATGTTGTAGTGGTGGTTTATGCAGAGAGGAGGGTGAGGCAGAGCGAGGCAGCCGGCGTAGGAATGTTGATGGCACTGCCAGAGTTAGAGGAAACAACAGAAGAGCTGAGCTTCTTGACTACGCCAAGCATCTCCGGTCTCCTGCAACTGTAACTGCACCTCAATCACCTCCACCATCTCACATCAAACAAAAACAG GCTTTGGGTGCTGATGGAGGAAGAAAGCAAAACAATTTGAGTACTCCAACGTGTTCCAACAAATGGAGCTTTGTAGTAACAAGATTTCTGGGATGTATGAGGGGCCCCAAAACCACCAAagataagaagaaaaagaatcaTAAGAGCAATGTGAAAGCTCTTATACACAGTTTTCAG ACAAAGAAACGGGGAGCTTCGTATCAAAATTGCTTGCAGCGTTGCAGAAACGACGTTAGGAAAGACTCATCTCGAGTCGTGTGTTGCTTACACCGAGGTGAAGGAGATCTTCCAGCTAACAAGTTGAGTACTGCAGATTTAAGAgttattcttaaaatttag